From the genome of Mustela erminea isolate mMusErm1 chromosome 3, mMusErm1.Pri, whole genome shotgun sequence:
TGTCTTTGTATTTCAAGAACTGGGATTTACAAAGCACTCTAACACATTCATCTACAAGGCAATGGCCTTgagcaaaaatacaaataaaactagtGCTAATTCAAGGACTTCTAAGGGGGGGGGTCTCCTTTGACCCTGGATCCAGAATGCGTTCCTCTCAGATGTCTAATTACTCCCGCCAGCCACCCGGGTGCATCCACACTGGCCTGACCTGGGAAGCCAGTGAGATTTTATGGCTAGCAGGGCGAGGCAGGGGCACTTTAGGGCTCCACTACTCAGGGGAGGGGAAGCTGAGGTCTGCCCTTGGCCTTACTTGCTAACCTGGCCCTGCTGACTGGCCACCACGCACActcatatttacatatatcttgctttacatgcattatctgcCCATTATGGCACAGGATCCCTTTCAGCCTCAGACAATGTAGTATGAAAAGGACCCACTGATACcccagcagattttttttaaagacccataTGGCATCCCCTCAGGTctgtaaaatatttatctgatatGCACAATTAGGGCCCCCGGAGTGCAACGACACTAGCCTTCTCCCAGCTAGGCCAGTCCAAGGGAGAGAAGCCGGGGAAGGGCttgcctgggccctgggctggctgcttggatttctttcctcctttgaagGCAGAATGCCTGCAGCGGGGGCCTGGCTGCCAGGTGCCAGCCGGACAGCTCTGTGGCCTCCCTCCAGCAGGAGTCCCACTTCAGGTCTGGATTCCCACTCTAGATATCCATCCCCACTCTGGATATTCCTGCAACAGGAGTCCCCCAACTATGGACAGAGAGTATGAGCTCTCAAGTCGATTGGGTGACTGTGGCAGCAAAGCGAGGTGAGCAGGGGGTGTAATGAAGTACATATTTACATTCCATGAGATATACCCGAGatcagaaaaggaggaagaatatACAGAATTCATGCCCCACTTTTTATGTGGTAGTGTCAATGCAGGAACCTTCAATATTTCTTCTATAGtatatggaaaagaaattatgtaaataaataaccatTACTGCTCAGGCCCTCCCGGCTTAGCCTTTGTAGTGCAGAGAATGTATTTCATGGTGTGCATTCAAAAGAGTTTAGTGTTCAGGAAATATAGATGTAATCAGCTGCCATAACTAGAAATCAAAGTTATTATTGTGCTGAAAATGGATTTATTGTATTTATGTTAACTAGATGGCTCCTTTCAGAGGAGGTCCCATTTATTTGAGGGAATATTTAGGTgtatgaattaatgaattttttaaaaaagtaagttcaggtcatgacctagtCCTTGGATGCTTTCCAGAATATTAAGGATTAAGCATACCATCCGGAGGCCAAATGTGAAAACCACCGCAGGGAACCCCCGTGCCAGCTTCAAATACTTAGCCGGAGCAAACCTCGTTGGACAATATGTCTAAAACTGTCTTTTCCATCATTCAAAGTTTGCTTAAAAGTTGGATGACTTTGAGAAGGCTTCCCATGAATTCCCTTCTGGCTAGCAATCAAAACAAGTTTAGTCAAAAGTGGAAATGTGTTGTATGGAGAAGGGGGGTGAATTACTACTGACAGCTCCATTTCCATTTTCAGATATTCTGTTTGCAATTTTCTAACAAAATAATGTTATTGTTCACTTCTCAGCCTCCCCTGCACCTTGAAGATGTAGTTGGGAAACTTCTCCgggaaaacttttttaaaaaggaacacttTTCACGGGGATGTTTTAGGATGGAAAGTTGAAAGAAAGGCATGAATAATTCCACCATCTTCCCTGCGGCCAGCACAGCCCATGCCTCTCTCTGGGAAAGGGCAGGAGATCAGAAAAGTCAAGGGAGTTCAAAGAACCTAAGTAGGGGACacgggaaagggaggaaagaccTTTCCTGAGAAGACCTCTGTCCAGCTCCAAGTCACATTTCTGCTTCAAGACACCTCACTGGATGAGATTTTAAAACCCCAGCTTCCCCGACACTGGCTTGCTTCCTGATTAATTTGGCTAAAGAGCCGGGTAGTCgagagccagccaggccccaggcctgCCAGAGCGAAAGCAGCCCGGTCGCTGCTTCCCAGGCTCTTTGTCACTTTTGAAAAACACGTTTCCATCAAGAAGACTTATTAAGATAAAATGCATTCAAACACTGAGGAGGCTATTCAATAAATCTTCCATTTGTTTTAAGGTTTGCACTTTATCCTCTTGCAAAGAATAACTCCCTCTCCCACGAGCAGACCTGCATTTGCACTGAAAGTAAAAGGGGGGCAGTCCAAGTCCACGGCTCTGGCCACCCTGCATACAAATGAGATGCTCTTGTCTAAATAAATTATCTGCTGTTCAGATCGATATTAATACTACATTTGCTACATTACAATATTGTGCAAATTTAAGAGTCATTTTAATACAATGTAAATACGATTCTTCACGCATGAAAGCCAGGAAATATTGATAGATTATACCATTGCTTACTGTTCAACAAGGCCTTGGGAAAAGGGTTTTGCCATCTCTGCTCGGGAATGGTTTTAATTTGGCCTTTGGAGGTCCTGGCTCTAGGATAGATTTATTAGGATGGTTTATTTGTTCTCTGAATGGAGGAATTAAAAACAATAGTGCCAATAATGGGACTAAAACTGCAGCTAACCCTACTCACAGTGGGCAAGGCCCCGGGACCCAATCTGAGCAGCTCTGTTCCCCCACCAGCCTCCTTTCTGGCTTTGTTTATATTTCCCCCCATTACCTGCTGTCCCGGGTGTTTATATGTTTCCCTCTTGCAGGTTACAATAATAAAAAGCGGGCACTGTTCTCAGAGGCTCTGACTAGAGCCTTCAAAGGCAACGTTAATGCACTTTCCTGGAAGTTAATTTGAACCATCTATCATAAGAGAAATTGTTAACATGCATGTTACCACCACCTAcatttaatttgatatttttaaggcACTCTGTTAAATTTCCAATGTTCGTGTGTTTTGCGTGGATAGGAAATTTATCTCTGGGGCGGGAATCCTCCCATACTTGCGGGTTCTACagtattccttttgttttttatctttcttgtttAGATTGAATCCGTTTTTTACGACCCTCAATAACCTCAGCAACTGCAAACATGAATGGTTTCCGATAAGGGAAAATCAGGCAGCAATAAAGCGggattatttatgatttatttgcgCGTATTCTTCTCTTTccacctctgtgtgtgtctctctgtgtcggGAAACACATCCAGGGAGCGTGCCACACAGAGGAGAAAGCCACATTCCCAcgttctcttctttccctctcctcccccagaaaCACTAAACGCTGGCGCacaccacacgcacacacatgcacaccgcACACACGCGCAGCCAGACCGTCCCcacgccccccccaacccctgcacacacacaagaCGCGCacccgccgcagccgccgccgccgccgccccgcgtGGGGGTCCGGGCCCCCAGGCCgggccgcccgccgcccgcctccCAGCCGCCTCGGCTCCCGCACCGCCGCGCTCCCAAGATGGCAGCGGCGCCTCGGGCCGTGTCCGGGCGCTGGGGCCGCAAGTCCCCGCCAGACCGCAGGTCGGGCTCGGGCCGGCGGGGCCCGCGCGGCGACGCGGCGTAGGAGGCCGGGCCGGGCGGAGCGCGGCCTGCAGGCGTCCCCGGCGCGGCCTGCCCTCCCGGCGACCACAGCCTCACCTGACGTGAACAGCACGATGGCTTTGAGGCAGCTGTACTCGGCCGAGTCGACGTGCAGCGCCTTGAgcttctccacctgctcctgGAAGATGCGGATGTGGTCCATGAAGGCCACGACGCGGTCGGCGGACATGGGCGAGGCGTGCAGGCCGGCGGCGGCCAGCAGCGGCGCCACGTGCAgcggcatggagcactgggccgCGTTGAGCACGAACAGCTCGCTCCAGGTGAGGCGCAGCAGGGACACTTGGTCGGTGATCTGCAGATCCGGGAAGAAGGGGATGTTTCGGGCCCACTCGACGGCGCTGAAGAGCAGGCGCGCGGCCAGCTCGCAGATGTTCTCGATGCCCATGATGTTGTTGGGCTGCATGCATTGGCTGCCGTAGCGCGACGTGGGGTAGGGTTCCGCGCGCAGCAGCAGCGAGATGTAGCCGGACAGGTAGCAGTGGCCGTTGAGGGGGTCCCCGTTGGTGAGTGCGTACTGGCCTGGATTGGGTTGGGTTGGAGGCATTCTTCCTCGCTGAACCGctgacaaaaagaaagagagaaaagaggcaatGTGCATCCAGGGGGCTTGCGAACATCGGCGCGCCGCAGCGCACCCGACACAATGCGGAGCCTCTTCCTACAGCCACACGCGCCCGGCGCATCTTCTCTCGCGCTCGCTCTCACTCACAGCCCACACCGGGAGGAAATCAGGGGTGAGGGCCTCCAGCTCCGCGGCTCAATATGCCCAGCCATCGCCTGCGCCCCTGGCCACCCTAGCCCTGCCAGAACTAGGCCTGATCTCAGGGCCCCCAGCCCGGCATGGCCAAGAAAGTGCCACCCAACCCCTCCACCACCAAGGTGTAACACACCGGTTAATGAAATCCCACTCACCCCTCCAGAAGGAAACAAATCAgagtaaaacagaaacaaacaaaaaagaacaggcGAAATCAGAGGAAGGTTGTGGTTCTAGGCAAACGCCTAGCGCCTCTTCATTTGCGAGCAAGCAGTGTTTTGCTCAAAATGTTTCCATATTCTCTCAAAATGCTATAGAATTATCCTTAAAATAGATACAAGTTACATAACCATTTACAACTTTTGAATAGAAAACAAGTATcctgcacccctcccctgccccctcctccccttcgcCCCACACAAAGTTCACTgttaaaagcaacagaaaattgaaaaatttcaagaaaaagtaGAACTTACAGTAGCCAAACATTATTGAAAAAGTGGGAAATATAATTAATGTCTGTCCTGTGAGGTGCCACTGCAACCTGCAGCCAGCTTTTACCCAGTGAATGCACGAGCTTGCAACTGCAAAAACACTGGATTCATTAACCATCTGAATGCAAAACGTAAGCATGCTTTGAGTTCTTAAAGCTgaccaaagtttttttttttttttaatgtgtatgttTTACTTCAACAGTGCCAGCGTTTTAAATTGCCATGTAAACAAAGACAACTTTAGGAAAAGTTAGGGCTACTGAACTCTCCCCCCAACAAATTAATATAGATATGTCCATGTACACATAGCTGTCTTATTTCAGGTTGTGcactattttcttaaatttgcttTGATTCTAATTTTAATGCAAGTCCCAATGCAATTTAAGCTCTTGAAACATAACAGctagaatacttttttttctaattatagttTTGAACTTGGcagttatttttcaattaaatgagagcacaattcagtttttttttttttttcagatgcctACAAAAATCTCCCTGGAGCTAGAAATGAAGTCGTCATATTTGCCTGCTCCTTGAGATCTGAAggaattcaatttcttttcttgtggcatataaaatataattttaaagtcaaTTACAAGAAGGAGTAATCTGCATTCTGCAAAATTGACTGGTTCGCTAATTTGACTATAAGACATCTTTAATGATTGTCAGGAGATAAACTTTAACTATAAACggctaaatatatttataagaaaagtGCTGCATCTCTTGCCACATGAACATGAAGCATATCTAAATACAACATCAAAAGTTGTGttaaaagaaaccaaacccaTACAACACAGGGATTAAATGAAGTGGAAGCTCATGCCAGCTGCAGTCTATGCATTATAGCCAAATCAGAAGGATCGGTAAATGCCGTTGTAAATTGTAATTTGTATGCAGTATTTAAGCAGAGGGTGGAGtttgatgaagaaataaaacgagtatcatgcttttaaaaaaatgacacaacTATGAAAGGACGGTTCAGTCACAAACTTTCCTTTCAAAGTAGAGGGGTGAAAACAAGGCCACAGCTCTGGAGGAGGCGGCCCCAGCTCGGTGAAGAGGAGAGGGAACCAGTGAACAGGCCAGAAGCCCCCCTTCCCCCCTAATTAGACCTACAAGTGCAATAAATCTCACTCCTCTTTTTCCAAGCTAAGCTTCCAAAAGGATGATGCAGCAATGAATCTATGGTTCAGGGTACTCcagtccccagccctccccaatTTTAAATAAAGGGTATGAAGAGGTGGAGGGGAAAGTGGaatgaaaaacacagaagagTTTTCTGGGGGAAATCAGCACCCCTCCCCAAGTTCATGCCAGCACAGCCCCCAAGCATCCTCACGCACACGCGGGAAAGAGACACACACCGAGCACATCCAAGACAGAGGAAGTAAGGGATTTTAAGCCACAGCTCACGATCCCAGGGACACAATCCTGAGCAGGCAGCAGGAGGGGTGGAGGAGCCAGGGAGAGGAGCGCAGGCCGGGAGGGGGAGGCAGCGGCAGCGAgcttggttgggggggggtgacGCCGGGGGAGGAAGGCAGCGGGGACAGGGGAAGCTGGGACGGGGCCGGGACCGCAGGAGCTCCAGCCCCATACAGCAGCCACCCCCgcgagagaaagaaagagggtcGGGGAGGCGGGCGAAGctcagggaaagaagcagagaagaaataTTCACCTTCCCGCCTCATGCCCACTTTGAGGCACTTCTTGAGGCGGCAGTATTGGCACTGGTTGCGGTGGTGCTGGTCGATGGGACAGTTCCTGTTGGCACGGCATGTGTAAGTTAAGTTCCTGCGGACGCTCCTCTTGAAGAAACTTTTGCAGCCCTCGCAGGTGAATTGGCCGTAGTGCTTGCCGCTCGACTTGTCCCCGCACACCACGCACTCGATGTGCTGCTGGCTCTGGCCCGAGCCGGGCGGGCCCTGGCCCTTGTCCCCTGCCGTGCCGGGGGTGGCGGGCGCTCCGGGCTGGCCCGGGGTCTGCGGCGTGTGCGGCGCACCCGAGCccgcctgctgctgctgctcgccgccgccgccgccgccgccgcgggccgCTTGCGCTGCGGGGTTGGGGCCGCCGGGGTTGCCCCCGGCCACGTCGTCCTGCGGATCTCGCCAGCTGCTAACTACCATTGCCATATCTTTGGGCCCGGGGAGCGCTGGGGGGAGCCGAGCTGCTCGCCGAGGGCCGCGGGGCGCGCGAGCGcgctgggaggggaaggggaaggggaaggggggagggggagggggcggggggcccGCCGGGCGCCCCGGGGTCGCGGGAGCCGAGCCCGAGCCGGGCACCGGCCGctgcctccgccgccgccgccgctgccgccgctaCTGCCTCGGCCGCCCCGCTGCTGCTGCGCGCCCGCCCGCCCTGCTGGCGTTTTGTTGTGGTTcctgctgttttctttctctctttttgcagcccccccaggctctctggctccccccccaacacccctgcTCCCCTCGCCCGCTCCCCCCGCTCTCCGATCCTGGGGGGGCCACGCTCTccttcccccccctccccacccccccccaccgaGCAAGCTCCCTTCTCtcgcttttttcttcttccccaagtTGCAAAATCAGAAATGGCACAGGCGGCAGCCGGGAGCGGCGCGGGGCGCAGCGCCGGGGGCGGCGGGCATGGGCCACGGCGCGCGCACACACTCGCCCTCCGCCTCGCCCGCACccccgcgcacacacacactctcacacacactcgCTCACCCGCGCCgggcgcccgcccgcccgccggccgcTCCGGCTACACGCTGCGCGCCGGCTGAGCCGACATAGAGGAAGCCGgcgagggcggcggcggcggcggcggaggcggaggaggcggaggaggaggaggaggaggaggaggaggaggaggaggtcgcGGCTGCAGGCGCCGCTGGAGTCGCCGCCTCAGCTGCAGCGGCGAGCGCCGCTGGAGGAGCCGGGGCCCGGGCGGGAGTCCGAGCTGGAGTCGGGGCCGCAGCCGGAGCGCGAGCCCGGGTCGgggccgcccgcgccgccgccgctgtCCCGGCGGGAGCCCTCGCTGGGCTCGGGATTGAGGGGAGCGCGGTGAGCCGAGCAGGGCGCGGGGCGAGGCTGCCGGCGGTGATCAGGGCGCGTTGGTGTCGGGGGGCCAGGTCCAGGGCTGGACGCAGCCAGCCATTCAGGAAGGCAGcgctggagagagggaggcagccGGCGAGGAGGATCACACACTTTGCTCTTTTTGTTGTGCCGGTGGCGCCGGGCTCTCGCTGCCTTCTTCTTTCGGGAGGtgacggagagggagaaaaatacgAGATAATTCACGCCGGCGACGAAATCACAGCGAAAtcgaaaaaataaaaatcagaagaaaaagaattgcaataaaaaaaaaaagcgagagaCATCCAAAGTAGGTCGAATAAATaatcctcttcttttcctctttcttgctccttcttctgcttcttctgctatAACACACAGAGCTAGTTAAAAAAACCCTGGAGATCGcccaaaaatgttctttttttagtattttaaataagtgCTCTTCAGCCGGGAACCAAcaccctccctccaaaaaaaatcatatatgtataaaataacgATAAGAAGAATACGAAGGgggtgcctcctcctcctcctccttttttttttttttttttttaagtttagccCTCTCTCTTCTGCAGGAATGGAGCAAAAgacaaggaggagggagaaaaagagaaagaagaggaatacAAGGGAAACAACTAATAGaatatgtaagaaaagaaaagggagagaggagagaagggaagagaagagagagaaagagattgagagagactgagagagagaggcggaggagaagagagagacagagaagagagagagaggagagagagagagagagagagaccccaaaaTTGAATGCGTTTAAACGGGAGGACTCGCAGAGCAATGTTTCCGAAAGGGGGATCTGCGCGAATGTCTGTATATAGTGAACTTTGACACTACTATTGAAACTGACACGTTTCTATGGAGATCGCTGCCTTATATGGAGCTCGTGTCAAGGAGCCAAGAGAAGGGCTGCTGGCAACTGATAATCAAAGGCGACTGACTGGTCAGAGCCCTGAATCGGGGGGGAGAGAAAATGGGAGTCTAAGGTTAGCCAAGCCTCCAGCACGCCATTGGTTGgagagcccctcccccctcctctttttctttctttctttttttttccccctccctcttagCTACCTACTGACGGGGAtggtgaggggaggaggagggaaagtgaGGGAGGGGGGTGTGCTTCTGACAAGCGCAATTTACATTGAGATCGCCCTGCGCTGCTATTTACTCTGAGACCTGATTAGTATGGGTCGTCtatggtcacacacacacacacacacacacacgcacccgaACACTAGAGGGGGAAGGGATGGCGAGGGGGAGAATGCCTAGTAATGGGTGAAAGAGAATtagaaggaaattattttgatttcttctgaaaagtttttaaaattaggttttatGAGCGTGAGGAGAGTGTCGttgaaaatgttagaaaaaattttaatgagaaataaactCTTACGATTTTAATGATTCACGAAATATGCTGGGTTGGAATTGTTTTCTTCGTTCACATATAAGCATAATCCAAGTGTGGATTCTGCTCTTTTTATATCCTTTAAGAAACAAGGTAAGGACTCCCCGTTTTGGCCCAAAGTATACATTGCTTTTAAAGGTTTAATTATGACAAAACACACTCCTGAAATATGCAGCTATTGCCACAAAATCAATCTGAATCAACGGCTCCTATTCATCccatgatgattttaaaaataaactttacaaTCAATccgatttttccttctttcttttttcctctttggtattCGCAGGCTGTTCCAAACTTCAAACAACGCTTAAATAATTACTGATAAAACAGTAGTAAGTCCTCATATGGGGGGGAACAGTTAGTGCGGTCAAGTCGGAGtcccaggaaaagaggaaaggggcGAGCGACTGACAAGGGAaaatgggagatggggagaggtggagaggggggagtggggagaggagggtggggggagcggcaggggagagggaggagagcgggagagagggagagagggagagagggagggagggaggcagagggaaagagacggagagacagaaagaagaagagggagagactgagagagggagagacggggagaaagagggagatggggagggagggagagaggaagggaggttaggggagagagagagagaatgagagcaagcaagagaCCCCCATTCCCGAAGGCGATTGGTCGTGGGAGGAGGGGCGGGCAGGAGGAGCGGTCCTGCCGCGGGGCCTGCAGGAATCGCTGGCTCCGGCTGCCACCTAGCGGACGGGAGCCGCGCCCGGGAGGCGCACAGCCGggtctctcctcccctccccgcagGCAGCCTGCGCCTTTTCTCCAAACGGAGACAGcactttgaaaattctttcaatggatttttttccttgaaagatCGTACTGGGGAAAATGATACTTCTATTAGTTACATATTCTCCAATAGCACACTCGCACCCCCCTCGTTTTGAGATCGCTCCCTAGGCAGGCTCAGGCGGGCGCGGAGCTGTGCGGAGTGACAAAGCTGCCGCGGCAGCCGCTGGGGGTGGGAGCCCCGCTCGCCCGCCCGCCCCTCGACTCGGGAGAGCGTAAAAGTTTGTCTCAGCTCCAGCATCCCGATCCTCAACACGCCCTCAGGTAAAGGTGGGTGTAAATGGCCACGCTGTATTGACAGAGGTAGGGTCTGTTTTTTAATACTCGTTCTCACTTTAAATTTCACCAGGGAGGGGTTTGGGAAGCGCTGCGTGTTTGGGGTGCGTTTTGCGCTTCCCCGGTCTCTCCAGCCTACAAGTCGGGAGTCAGCGACCGCTTAGTGACTAGCGACGATTTTAAAGAGCAGAATAAAGAGCCTTTTCCGTGTCTGCCCCACAGCCCCTCCAGCTCAAATAATGGAGAGACAGTCAATGCACTCTGCAAGCGGCGGCCCATTGTACGCAGCTGACGGAGAGGAGGCGActggggcaggcaggggctcCTTGCCCTCGGCCCCCTCCCCAAATAAACGCTCTCACGTCTCCTGGTCaattaaaatgggggaaatgaacacgattaaaagaccaaaaaaaaaaaaaagggggggggagaaagaaagaaagagaagaaaagatttaaaagagaaaggaaaaagagaacaagctttctatatataaattctaaattttactCCCCATATAGTACAGAGGCAGGCAGTcgagggcagaggaagcaggcagagagagggagacaaggagaaggaaagagaacgtGGAGAGAGACGGAGCGAGTGGAAGAGGAGGCGAAAGCGAGCGCCAGGGAACCGGAGGCCCGCCGGACGCCGGGTCTGCGGGCCCAGCCACCCTCGGACCCTGGACCGTGAGTCGTGGGCACCAGAAGCGAGACTTGGCTAAGTCCTTCCCCACCAGGCAAGTAACGCAATGATTATCGTTTCTTTTGAACTCGGGGCTGGCAGCGCGGACAGGTAGGGAGGTTGGCTCTCTTGGCCTCTGCAGGCCAGGGTCGGAGTCCAGGCAACCAGGGCGGGATGAGGAGAACTTTCCGCGGGGCCTGCACAGGAGCTACCCTCACCCGGCCTCTGTCCCGCCACGGCGCGGAGGCAGGGACCGCGGCCACCGCGCCCTCCTAGAGCTGAGGATCGTGTCAGCCAAGCGTCAGTCCAAATTCAAAAcaggtctccccacccccatcctctaCCCTCTACCCCCGCACCCCCCCTCCAACCAGTGGGCGACGGATGCCGGGCCTCCAGCCCTGTGGCAGAGGAGGGGCGGGCGTTTAACACGCGCGCAGCGGTCCCGCTGGTGCAGAGCCCGAACCGCAGTGGAACCGGATGCTGAGCCTGGCTGGGCTGGCCCTGTTGCCCGCGCCTAGCCTGGCTCGGGCCAGAGCCTTACGAGCTCGGCTCCTGCCGCCCACCTGCGGGCGCCGTGTGTAACGGGATCCCCTAATGTAACGCGATCGATGGCTGCCTCTTTGATGTGGGCGATAATGTCAGCGGATTAAAAGGGACACCAAGCCGCTCTCCCCAGTGGAGAacccggggcggcggcggcgacagAGCATCAGATCTCCCGCCCCGCAGCCCCGGCATACTTCTCGCGCCGCTGCacgggggctggggcagggaggggtcacctccctggggtggggacggggggggtgtgtgtgtgaaaggaAGAGCCTCAATTAAAACCTACAAGAGCGCTTTCCTCTGAGCTGGGCAGGGGCGCGCGTTTGCGTCAGAGGGCGCGCAGGGCTGGCGCAGGGGGCGGGGGTAATCGACGCCGGGGGCCGCGCCCCGGGGCTAGAAGGTCTAGAGAGTCAGCCAGCCGCGCAAGGCTGGCCTCGGTCCGGCCACGcaggcaggagggaaggcagggtgCGCGGATGAGCCGAGACTTCCCGGGAAGGGCGGAACCTATTCGCCCTCACTGTGGGCTCTTTCCGC
Proteins encoded in this window:
- the NR2F1 gene encoding COUP transcription factor 1 isoform X2; this encodes MLTFCIQMVNESSVFAVASSCIHWVKAGCRLQWHLTGQTLIIFPTFSIMFGYSVQRGRMPPTQPNPGQYALTNGDPLNGHCYLSGYISLLLRAEPYPTSRYGSQCMQPNNIMGIENICELAARLLFSAVEWARNIPFFPDLQITDQVSLLRLTWSELFVLNAAQCSMPLHVAPLLAAAGLHASPMSADRVVAFMDHIRIFQEQVEKLKALHVDSAEYSCLKAIVLFTSDACGLSDAAHIESLQEKSQCALEEYVRSQYPNQPSRFGKLLLRLPSLRTVSSSVIEQLFFVRLVGKTPIETLIRDMLLSGSSFNWPYMSIQCS
- the NR2F1 gene encoding COUP transcription factor 1 isoform X1, which translates into the protein MAMVVSSWRDPQDDVAGGNPGGPNPAAQAARGGGGGGGEQQQQAGSGAPHTPQTPGQPGAPATPGTAGDKGQGPPGSGQSQQHIECVVCGDKSSGKHYGQFTCEGCKSFFKRSVRRNLTYTCRANRNCPIDQHHRNQCQYCRLKKCLKVGMRREAVQRGRMPPTQPNPGQYALTNGDPLNGHCYLSGYISLLLRAEPYPTSRYGSQCMQPNNIMGIENICELAARLLFSAVEWARNIPFFPDLQITDQVSLLRLTWSELFVLNAAQCSMPLHVAPLLAAAGLHASPMSADRVVAFMDHIRIFQEQVEKLKALHVDSAEYSCLKAIVLFTSDACGLSDAAHIESLQEKSQCALEEYVRSQYPNQPSRFGKLLLRLPSLRTVSSSVIEQLFFVRLVGKTPIETLIRDMLLSGSSFNWPYMSIQCS